The following DNA comes from Candidatus Peregrinibacteria bacterium.
CATCTGATCGAAGCCCCACAGAAGTCGCGTTTGCGACAAGAGAAAAGCGGGATGCGAAAAAATGCTCCAAAAGTTCAAATGAAGCACCGAAGCGTTTCGCAAGTTTATCTCCCTTTTCGGGATTTCTCCCAAAAATCGTTACTTCTGCGCCAGCTTTTTTGAGCGCAAAAATAAGCGCACGCGCCGCGCCCCCCGTACCAATGACGGCAGAAGGCAATCCAGAAAAATCGGAAACAGATGGAGACACAGCAGAGAGAAAACCAAAAGCATCGGTGTTGTCTCCATACATTTTTCCATCTTTCCAAAAAAGCGTATTCGCGGCACCAATTGTTTTCGCTGTTTCCGTGAGTTCATCAAAAAATGGAAGAACTGCTTCTTTATGTGGAATAGTAATGGCGAGTCCAGAAAATTCCTCTA
Coding sequences within:
- the aroE gene encoding shikimate dehydrogenase, producing the protein MKYAVIGHPIGHSLSPPMQKSAFDAFGISATFERIDVLPEELPVFFDKVRVEEFSGLAITIPHKEAVLPFFDELTETAKTIGAANTLFWKDGKMYGDNTDAFGFLSAVSPSVSDFSGLPSAVIGTGGAARALIFALKKAGAEVTIFGRNPEKGDKLAKRFGASFELLEHFFASRFSLVANATSVGLRSDESPVLEPVWNEFSGVAFDAVFFPLHTRFLLDAQKNGGTIVTGEKMLLFQGMRQFFLWTEKEAPQKEMEKSLLNAFLENGNQ